The sequence GGTAACTCACTACTGGCAACTGATACTGATAACTAATTATTGTTAACTGGACAAAACCCACTCATACCCTTTTTTGAGCTTTTCTTTTGCTGCTTTTTCAAGAATACTACCGTGAGCTACAATCACTCTTTCAAAGTCCCAGTTAAGCACTGTTTGAATAGATTCTTTGACCTTTGCTTTTTCTTGTATTGCTAATTTTTCTAATATTGAAGGTTCCAGTTTCTTGTAACCTCCGATAACTCTCATAGTTAGCTGGGTTGTAAAAGGAAAACTATCATCAAAATAGAAAGCTGTATCCGTTAAAATCAAACTTTGACTTTCTCTGTGAAAGAAAACAATTTCATTTAAACTAGAGACTCCTTTCAAGTCCAATATTTTAAACCCTGCAAATAAAAAATATTCAATTTCGTCTTCTTGCCCAAGTGTACCTTGCCTAAGAACGTCGTCAATTTTAATATCTGGACGTTTAGATTCTAAACCCGGAGCAGCGAAAATCTTAGCATTAGGATAAATAGACTTGAAATCAGAAATAGAAAGATGATGATAAAGATTAGGAGCAATTATCTGACTTACTTCTCCAATATCGTTGATTTGATTAATAGTTGCTTCATCAACCATTATTGGGGAAATAACTACAATTTCACCGCTTTTGTGGCGAATAACAGTCATTCTCGTACCAACTTCCAAGCCCCAATATCTTAATTTTTGTTCGGCAACCCAGATGTTGCTATCGACTTTCTTCAGCATAGTCAATCACCTATAAGGGAACAAAACATAAGCATAAAAGACAAGGAGATTGAGAAGTAAGGAATTAGTAATTAAAATTTACAGATTCTTTATTGGCTAGCCACTACTCAATCCAGGGTACCCCACTCTGTAGACTCATTTCATATGTACGGATGCATAAATATGCTAAAAAGCTAGTGCTTTACGGTCATAAAAGAAATATTTTTTATACTTTGGATTAAAAAATACAACTTCTCCCAATGACTGATGGCATTGTCTATTAGTGGGATTAGAATATAACAAACTTTTATGCAGCGTAATTATTTTTACGCAAAAAAATGTTTTCTATTTTACTATTATATATTTGAGCAAAGTCAACACAGATGAGAAATAAACCGAAATTAAGTAATTTAAAATATTTCAAGCCAGTAACAGTAATAATTATTATCTTAATGCTGGTGTTAGGCTTACAGTTGTCACCAGCAGTAGCACAATCAAATCAATCTGCTCCAGTAGCTATTGATGGTATAAAAATTTTTGAAGTTAATAATACTATTGATAAAAAAGCCAAAGATAGGGCTTACATTATTAATAATATTCTTCAAGATGCAGTTAACTCTAAAAACATTCCAGAAATAAAGGTTGAAAAAGGTGATAATATTGCAAAAATACTAGTCGGTGATAATCAACAATTTACCATTACTAGTAAAGACGTAGTTTCTGGAGAAAGTCCCAACGAACAAGCCAAAAAATGGGCGGATGACATTCGCGAAAAAATTAATCGAGCCAGAAAAGAAAGGAGTGAAGAATTTATTAGCAGAACATTAATTGCAAGTTTTATGATTGTGGCACTTACTGCCGCATTGCATTGGGTTTTAGGAAGAGTTTGGAGTATTTTTGAGCGTAATGTTTCACCTCTAATACATTCTGAAGAATCTTCCGAGCAAAATCAGCAGCAAAGCAGCTTAAATATATTATTAAAAGCAACTTTGTTCTTAACCCGTACAGCACTTTGGATAAGTATAAGTCTTTATATTACCAATTTATTTCCCCTAACCAGACAATGGAGTTATGATATTGCCGCTATTATACGGGATAGCTTAACTTCTCCAATTTTCAAAGACTTCTCAATTACAAATATTTTAGTTTTAATCGGTTTGTTTTTGGGGTTAATTGTAGTTGCGGGTGCAGTTACTAATATATTGCGATCGCGAATTTTGCGACTATTGCGAATCAGTCGGGGAGCGCAAGAAGTTATCGCAATTGTTTTTAAATATACGTTAATTGGAATCGGTTCGGTTGTTCTGCTGCAAATTTTTGGAGTTGATTTAAGTTCTTTAGCAATTTTAGCTAGTGCTTTGGGTGTCGGTATAGGTTTTGGTTTCCAAGATATCGCCAAAAACTTTGGTAGCGGGCTTGTATTATTATTTGAAAGACCAATTCAACCAGGTGACTTTATTGAAGTTGGCAAATATATGGGTACAGTAGAAACTATTGGTGCCCGTAGCGTGACTATTCGTACTTTAGATAGAGTTTCAATAATTGTACCGAACTCGCGTTTTTTAGAAGATGAAGTCATAAATTGGAGCCACCACAACCCAATTTCTCGGATTCATATACCAGTAGGAGTTTCTTATAGTGCTGATGTCAAAATCGTTAAAAAAGCACTTTTAGAAGCAGGAAAAAATCATCCAGAAGTAATTTCAGTACCCCAACCTCAAGTATTGTTTACCGGATTTGGTGACAGTTCGTTAGATTTTGAATTACTAGTATGGATAGATGCACCCAGTCATCAAGTATCTATAAAAAGCGATTTATGTTTCAGAATTGAAGCAACTTTGAAACAATATCATATTGAAATCCCATTCCCACAAAGAGACTTACATTTACGTACCGGAGAATTACCTGTCAAACTTTCAGCAGAAGTAGAACAAGCTATATTAAGACAACAGAATGGGCATAGGGCATAGGGCATAGGGCATAGGAATTGAATATATTTAAAAGCATCCGATTTTTATCAAGATATCGGTAGTGGGAGCATCTTGCTCCCATTTATATTCCCTACTTACATAAATCAAAAAATCACATTTATAAAAATAGCGGGCAATATGCCCGCGCTACAATGCCCAATGCCCCATGCCCAATTAACAATTCTAAATTGTCACCGGAGCTTCAATATAAATATTTGGCTCTTGCATAACAAACTCAATACCAAAATTATTTAATTGGTGAGAAACCTTTTCGTTCGCTAAATTTACTAATTGCTTTCTTAGCTCAAGAGAATTTTGGTTTGAACCTAAAAGGAAGAAAGTAATTCTAGCTCTAGTACGCTCCGGTTGTGAATCTTTATCAGCAGCAAGAAGAGTAGTTGAAGAATTGATTTCCTCTGTATTCTCAATTTTTTGATTATCGTTGATATTTACATCACTATTTGAGTTTGAGTCTTCAAAAACTACTTTTGTAGTATCGGGTTCTACTCCAAAAAGCGATTCCATACTTTCTTCAACGACTTGTCTTACTAAAGCTTGTCCTTTATCTAATAGCTTCTGATTGAAGTCAAAATAAAGCAATACCATGACTTTTTTACCGCGAGTCACATTTTCTACTTCCACATTCGCTAATATCGAGTTAGGCACAATTACCAAAGTGCTTTTACCAGAAGAACGAATTTTAGTAGAGCGAAATCCGATAGATTCAACTCTTCCATAAATACCATCGGTAAACTTACCACCTGGAGGTAAATGTATATATTCACCGGTGATAAAAGGTCTGTCTAAATATATAACAATAGTACCTAAAAATTGCTCTAAAGTTTTTTGAGCCGCAAAAGCAACAGCTAATCCACCAATTCCCAAACCGGTGATTAAGCCTACTAAATTGAATCGCTCGTTGGCAAAAACTAAAATAGCAGTAAATCCGATAATTACATTTACTATAGTTTCTAATATCAACAGTAAATCGTCGGCTTGATAACCTAATTTACGAATAATAGCTACGCCATAAGTTCTGATTAGCTGTCGAAAAACTCCTGAAGCTAATATCGCAATGCTAAGAATAACTGCTAATTCAATTATACTTTTTAATAATGCATAAAATCCTTGGTATTGAGAAATTAAACCGACAGATAATAAAAGTAAAATAGAAGTTCCAGCCCATTTTAATGGCTGCCGATTTGTATAGATCAACTTTTGATAGATATCAGCTACTTGTGGAGGTAAGAAACGCTTAATAGCTATCTGAATTAGTGAAGGAGTGTATCTGCCTATTAAAAAAGCAGCTATTACACACACAATAAATATTTCTACGTTACGAATATCTTCTCGCAATAGAAAATCAGATATTTGGTTAACAATATTCATAGTTTTCTCTAGATTGTAACGGGTGCATCTACGTAGATAGTCGGTTCTTCTATTTCAAAATCAATGCCATAACCTTTGAGCTTTTGATTAATAGTTTCTGTTGCCATATCAAGTAATTGACGGCGTAATTCCATTGATACTTTGCCAGAATCTAAGATGAATAAGCTGACTTGAGCTTGAGTTTTTAGTTGAGATTCTTGATTTGTGGTTCTAAAATCTATCCGAGTACTGCGCGAATCAAGACCAAAAATATCTTTTGTACCTGTCAAAACAACTTGCTCTATTAATGCTTGTTCTTTAGGTTCAACTTTACGATTGAAGTTTAAATAAAGAATAGAAATAACCTTTTTGGCACCAGAGAAATTCTCGATATTCATTTGGGTGAGAGAATTATTCGGAATTACGATTACCGTTCCTTTACCTGAAGTACGAATTTTTGTGGAGCGCCATCCAATCGACTCAACTCGTCCAAAAGTTCCATCTGGTAAGCCAATATAGTCATCAATAAAAAAGGGATGATCCACATATAATACGACTCCACTTAGAAGTTGCTCTATTGTTGTTTTAGATGCAAAAGCAACTGCGACACCTCCAATACCCAAGCTAGCTAATAAGCTTAATATGTTTATGTTATGGGTTACAGCAAAGAAAATAATCCCGGCAAAAATAATTGCTAAGTAAGCCGTGTACTTTCCTAAATTTAGTAGTTCGCTATTAGCCTTTCGACCACTTTTTAGTGCAGATTCTAAAATATAATCATCTATATACTTGCCAAATATTCTAATAACTAACCAGCAAGCTTCTATAGTCAAAATGAAGCTAATAATCTTTTCGATAACTGGATAATCATCTAGCACCGGGATAAATAAAGCAACAATGTCTAAGAAACCTAAACCGAAAGCAATTCCAATTAAATGTCTGTAAGGTTGCAATAAATTTGCGATTTTTTCTCCAGCTTCAGAAGAAACAAATAGACTTAAGGAAAACTTAGCTATACGAGGAAAAATACAACCAATAAAAAATGCTACCGAGCTAAGAACTCCGATAAAAAAAGTCAATTGAATTTTGGGACTAAACAAAATATTATTTGACAAAAGTTCTATCATCAAAAAATCTCCTAAATGTGAACTATATGTTTATCCGAAGCAATATTTTTCACATATTGCTTCTGCACTAAAAACTGAGAACATGTAGGCGCGAACTAATATATTTTCGGTTTGCTCTGTGCGACTAAAAATGTAAAATGTATAAACCACTCATTGCGTCTCTACAATGTCTATGCTGTTGGTTTACTATTTATAATTGATAGAAATAACAAGTAATCTAATTAATTAGGTGGTGTTTTGAATTACATAAAAGTATCTATTTCCCAAAAGTATAAGTATAGCTTAGACTTAGATACGCTTGTCATAGATTACTCAGCTTATTACTAGTTCACTCTAAATCATCTATGTATATGCCACTTTTGTCTGCCAACTATATTACTTATGATTATTGATGCTGAAATAAAAAATTCAAAGTAAATATTTAAATCGGAACATCCTAATTTTCACCAAACATTGTTCCGACACCCCGGTAAAGACTGAGCATTAAGGCGGGCTTGCTTGTCGTAACTCCAGGCTTATACCTGTAGGATTTTGAAAATTAGCATTACAGAGTAACTCGGGTTAAAATATTTTTTCAAAACTGGGATACAACAGTCTCAATTCTATTTTTTTACACTTAACTACTTGACATCCAAATTATGAGCGATGCATATAATAGACTCGCACCTTTTATTAAAGAATACATTTATAACAATAATTGGACGGAATTAAGACCAGTACAAGCTGCCGCCTGTAAAGTTATATTTGATACCGAGTCTCATTTATTAATAGCCGCAGGAACAGCTTCAGGTAAAACAGAAGCAGCTTTTCTACCTGTTTTAACTCACCTATACGAAAAACCTTCTAACAGTATAGGAGCAATTTATATAGGTCCAATTAAAGCATTAATTAACGACCAATTTGAACGTCTGAATGACTTGTTAAGAGAAGCTGATATTCCGGTTTACCATTGGCATGGAGATGTTCCTCAAGCTAGAAAAAAGCAACTTTTAAAAAATCCTTCTGGTATTTTGCAAATAACGCCTGAGTCTTTAGAAAGTTTGTTAATCAACAAGCATGATGACTTAATGCGACTTTTCGGTGATGTGCGCTTTGTAGTCATTGATGAAATTCATGCTTTTATGGGTACTGAAAGAGGCTGCCAAATTCTTTGTCAGCTAGAAAGATTGGCAAATATAACTAAAAATCAACATCGTAGAATTGGTTTGTCTGCAACTTTAGGAGACTATTCTCTTGCAGAAGATTGGCTAAGCTCCGGTACGGATAAATCAACGATTACACCACAGGTTGAAGCCGCAAAAAGACAAATAAAATTAGCTTTAGAACACTTTTATATTCCAGAGGAAGCTGACGCGTCTGAAGTTACAGATTGCGACAAATATATTTTTAATTTGAGTCAATCCCGTAAATGTCTTATCTTTGCTAACAACAAATCGCAAACCGAATCTGTAATTGCTTCCTTGCGTCAAATCGCTGCGAGTCAAAGACAACCGGATATTTATCACGTCCATCATGGCAGTATATCGGCTCCTCTGCGTCAAATTGCCGAAAATGCCATGCGAGAACCATTCAAACCTGCCGTGACTGCTGCAACCTTGACTTTAGAAGTAGGAGTAGATATTGGTTATTTGCAGCGAGTAATTCAGTTAGAATCACCTGCTTCTGTAGCAAGTTTTTTACAACGTTTAGGACGTACCGGAAGAAGGGGTGAACCGGCAGATATGCGCTTTGTTTGCCCGGAAAAGCAGCCAGCTTTAGAAGCACCACTTCCCAAACAAATTCCCTGGCAACTTTTACAGTCTATAGCCACGATTCAACTGTATCTTGAAGATAGATGGATTGAACCAATTCAACCAATTAAATACCCGTTAAGTCTGCTGTATCATCAAACTATGAGCATATTGGCTGCAACAAAAGAAATTTCACCACCAGCCCTTGCCAAAAAGGTATTTAACTTATCATCTTTTCAATATATATCCCAAGAAGATTATAAATTATTGCTGCGTTACTTAGTCAGCATTGACCATATTAATAAAACTGAAGAAGGGAAATTGATACTGGGTTTAGCAGGTGAGAAAATAGTTAAAAGATTTCAATTTTATGCAGTCTTCCCCGAAACCCTCGAATTCACCGTTAAACATGATTCAATAGATATTGGTACCATTGTCATCATGCCTAAAGTCGGCAGTCAATTCGGCTTAGCAGGAAAAACCTGGCAAGTCTTAGATGTAGATTTTGCTAAAAAAACAATATTTGTGAAGCAGGTAGAAGGCAAAGCCGGTATTTTTTGGCGCGGTGGCAGCGGTACAATTCACAGCAAAATCTTAGAACGGATGCGTAGTGTTTTATTAGAGGATATAGAGTATGCCTATTTACAAACAAATGCGAAAAAAAGATTGCAATCAGCCCGTCAATTAGCTTCAGATTTTGAATTAGATAAACGTAATATTATTAAATTAGAAAAAGGTAAATGCTGCATCTTTCCTTGGATGGGTACGGTGGCTTACAACACTTTACAAAGATTGCTCAATAATTTTTGTCGAGAATCCTTAGAAATTAAATCTCTCGGTGGCGTTAACCCTTATTTCATTATCCTAAAATTAGGAAAAGGTAAATTTGAACAGCTTGAAACAGAAATTTTATCATTGTGCCAGCAACGTATAGTCAACGAACATTTAGTCGCAGATGCAGAAGCGCCAGAAATACAGAAATTCGATAAATTTATTCCTCATCCGTTGTTAAGAACAGCTTTTGCAAGCGATTATTTAAATATAGAAGAAGTTAGGCAGCAAGTCGCACTTTGGTAAAGGCTAATCTACTCGTACTCTGGCTGGGAACCGATGTTACTGGTTCCTAGTCTCTGGCTGGGAACCCATGTATGGAAGGCTCTGCCTTCTTTTTGCTTAGGAGGCAGAGCCTCTTGAAAATGCATTACAAGGCTCTGCCTTGTAACGAGGACATAAAAGTTTAAAATCCAAAATTCCATGTACGATTATGTCATTGTTGGTGCTGGCTCTGCTGGCTGCGTATTAGCAAACCGTCTTACAGAAAATCCTCGAATTAAAGTTTTACTTTTAGAAGCAGGCAACCCCGATAAATCTCACAAAATTCACATTCCTGCTGGCTATCCAGATTTATTTAAAACTAAATACGATTGGGCTTTTTTTACAGAAAAACAACCATCATTAAATAACCGTCAACTTTATTATCCTCGGGGAAAAGTGCTGGGTGGAAGTAGTTCGATTAATGCCATGATTTATATTAGAGGTAATTGTACCGACTACGATAACTGGCAGAATTTAGGCAATCAAGGATGGAGCTATCAAGAAGTACTTGCTTATTTTAAAAAAGCCGAGGATCAATCTAGAGGTGTCAGCGAATATCATCATATAAAAGGTCCTCTTCACGTCACTGATTCGCGCGATCGCAATCTTCTCTCAGAAGTTTTTATCAAAGCTGCAACAGAATTTGGATTGGTTCGCAATGATGATTTTAATGGCAAACAGCAGGAAGGAGTAGGCTTTTATCAAGTTACACAAAAAAATCAGCAACGTCACAGTGCTGCAACAGCTTATTTAAAACCAATACTATCTAGAAAAAATTTAACTGTCAAAACTAATTCCCTTGTTACGGGTTTACTATTTGAGGGCAAGCGAGTTACTGGTTTAACTTATCAAAATCAAAATCAGATACAGCATCAAATTAAAGTTAATAAAGAAATTATCTTAAGTGCTGGAACCATTAATTCCCCTCAAATATTAATGCTTTCCGGAATTGGTTGTGCAAAACATCTCAAATCATTGAATATTCCGGTATTAATTAATTTACCCGGTGTCGGAAAAAATTTACAAGACCATTTATCTGTTTCTATTGCTTATAAATGCACAAAACCTATTACTTTAGCTAATCTCGAACATCCATATAACATTCTTAAATATCTCGTATTTAAAAAAGGTGCATTAACATCAAACATTTCCGAAGCCGGAGGTTTTTTAAAAATAGCAGAAAAATTAGATAACCCAAACCTTCAATTACATTTTGTTCCCGGATGTTTAATAAACCACGGTTTTATTAAGCGAAAAGAACATGGATTTACTTTATGTCCAACTCTGTTATATCCTCAAAGTAAAGGTCAAATTACTCTACGCTCAAAGAATCCCTTACAACCACCATTTATTCAACCTAATTATTTGACAAATCAAGAAGATCTGGAAGTTTTATTCGCAGGTGTAAAAATCAGCCGTCAAATCTTACAGCAAAAAGCATTTGACAAATTTAGAGGTGAAGAAATCGTCCCCGGTTTTCAGATAAAATCAACCGAAGATATTTGTGCTTTTATCCGTAATACCGCAGAAAGTTTATATCATCCAGTAGGAACTTGTAAAATGGGCAATGACTCAATGTCAGTAGTTAATTCAAACCTACAAGTGCATCGAATAAAAGGACTAAGAGTTGTAGACGCTTCAATCATGCCCGCTATTATTGGCGGCAATACCAATGCTCCTACAATTATGATTGCCGAGAAAGCTGCTGATATGATTAAATCCACAAACACTGATTTAGAATCATAATTCCAGTTACTGTGGGAGTGAAAATGTATTTAATAAATTCATAACTCAGAATTAACCTTGCCTGTGACATAAATCGGTATTATGACTTCGGATAGATACAAAGTATGTGTTCTTTACGAAGGAAGTACGAACTAAATTATGAATCATTAAAAATCGATTTAGTGTTTGATTTCAAAAGTTATAGCATTATGTAATACCAGTTAAGACATTAATCAAGGCTGAAATGTATGACTTTTAAACCTTTGATATTTAACCTTTAACCTTTAACCTTTGCGTAGCGTTATAACTAGTAAGAAAAGCTTGTATAATGATAGAATTTCATCTATCACGAGGCATAGCTAGTTATTTAATATACTGCTACTCAAGATTGATTTTGATACGCTAGGAGTATTGAAGTAATGGGCTTTATTAATTTATGCACTGGTTACTGACCGGACCATTAACTGTAGAAAAAATCACAGTTCGGATTCCAGATTTGCCAGCATCCTTAAAAGGTATCCGTATAGTGCAGATGACAGATTTTCACTATGACGGCTTACGTCTATCAGAAAAAATGTTAGAAAAAGCCATAATTGCTAGCAACGAAGCCGAACCTGATATAGTTGTTCTGACTGGCGATTATGTAACTGATGACCCCAGTCCAATCAATAAATTAGTTCTTCAACTTAAGCATTTACAAAGTCAATTCGGTACTTATGCAGTGCTTGGCAATCACGATATATATTATGCCCATTCAAAAGCAGAAATTACATCTGCTTTTACCAGAGTTGGAATTAAAGTACTCGAAAATAGCATTGCCTACCCATTCGGAAAAGAGTTGCCACTAGTAGGAATTGGTGAATATTGGTCTCCTCATTTTCATCCCGAATTAGTCATGAACCAATTAGATCCAGCACAACCGTGCATAGTTCTATCTCATAATCCCGATACCGCCGGTATTTTACAAAAATGGCGAGTAGATTTACAGTTATCAGGTCATACTCATGGTGGTCATATTGTAATTCCTGGTATTGGTCCTGCTATAGCTGCCTATAGCAATATAGTTCGCAGCGTACCGAAAAAAATGCGCCGTCGGATGCCTTTAGTAAAAACAGAGTTTTTCAATGTTGTCAGAAATTGGCAATGGGCTAAAGGATTTCATCGAATCGGCAGCAATCAACTCTACATTAACCGTGGCTTAGGAACTTATTTACCAGGAAGGCTGTTCTGTAATCCAGAAGTTACCCTTATTACCTTGGAGTGAAAGATGAATTGATTGCGATTGATTTTAAATTCAATAGCAAGAAGTTTCACACCTACTCATAGAGAAATATAGGTACCTTGCAATAGTCCATCAGGATTTGTATTCGATTGAACGTAAACCTAAGCAACAAGAAAAATCAGCGGCATATTACGTAATTAAAATTACTTACAAAAAGATAAGTATGAAATATTTTATACTGTTGCTTTTTGGCTGTTGCAATCGGTTTTTACTGGTTTCATTTATTAAGAGTGTAAGCTAAATTCTTAATAATCCAAATCGAAAACCATACAAACGCAGTACACCTGATGAGACTTTCAATATGAACGAGACACAAGCCCCCCCAAAACCAGCTACAGGGCGACTTTAATCAGTTTACATATCTCCTAGACAAGATAGCTTCGGCGGAATTCTCTCAAGAGCCATTCAGGCATTTAGAAATATTAGATTTCTTTTCAGAAGAGCATTTTAATTTGGTAATTACTTCAAGTCAAGTAGCAATTCCAACAGCGAAGGATACAAAAGCTTTAATTGATGCTCTTTCAGGTAAAGGATATTCACCTATACCTTTTCCAGGATGTACAACATCAGTGGACGATTACTTAAATTGGCTAAAAGGTAAATCAAATTACGAGAATAATGAAATATGCGAAGGTTTTGGCATTGCACTTCGTCTTCAAAATTCTCAGGACAAAATCCTAGTAGAACTGAATAACTTTTTTAAGTCTGCTATTTTTCAAAAAACAATTGAGGACAAATTCGGCATTACAAGGCTTACTACCATTGATTCAGGTCTTCAAAAATACCTTCATGGATACGAAATCAGTCCCCATCCAGATATTCGCAAAAAAGCAGTAACGTACATGCTTAATGTAAACCCCTCTGCGAATTCTGAAGATTTAGACATTCATACTCATTACCTTACTTTTAAGCCGACTAAGCAATTTATTGGAGAATTCTGGCATCACAACGAAGATTATGACAGGTGTTGGGTGCCTTGGGAATGGTGCAATTCTATTAAAGAACAACGACGGAATAATAGTATTGTAATCTTTGAACCATCTTGGGATACATTGCACGCTATCAAATTAAACTACGATCACCTGCAAACCCAAAGAACTCAGTTTTACGGAAATTTATGGTACAAAGATATTTCTCCCCTTGCAAAACCTCATCACGACCAATTTGATATTCAGCCTAATTCCGAACGAAGAACAAAAATCCGCAAGTCAATCATTCAAAAAGTACTTTCGCGTCTTGGTTATTAAAACCATTCATAATTTTTTTGATATTTGAAAAAATATGTCCTCAATATTGCACTGCAATAGCTTTATTGGATAATTTTGTATCAATAATAACCTAGAAACCTATAGCTCTTTCCACCAACTTAATCACAGATGATAAACTAAAGGCGCTGGTATAGAAGCAATATAAACCCTATGCATTGGTTGTTAACAGGTCCTTTGAGTGTAGAAAAACTTGTAGTTAAAATAGAGGGTTTACCAGCATCTACTAAGGGTACTCGGATAGTGCAGCTTTCTGACTTGCACTACGATGGTTTCAGGCTATCGGAAGAAATGCTAGAACAAGCCATAATTACCAGCAATAAAGCTGAACCAGATTTGGTTGTGTTGACTGGTGACTATATAACCGATGACCCCGCACCAATATATAAACTAGTAAAAAGACTGAAAAAAATAAAATCTCGCCTTGGTATATACGCCGTACTCGGCAATCATGATATTCGCCATCGTACTGCGAAAGCAGAAGTTATAGCAGCACTAAAAAGTATTGATATTAAAGTTCTGTGGAATGAAATTGCTTATCCTCTCGGGAAAGATTTACCATTAGTAGGCTTAGCTGAATACTGGTCTAAAGAATTTAATCCTGCATCGGTAATGAATCAATTAGACGCTGCGAAGCCATGTATTGTTTTATCCCATAATCCCGATACCGCCCAAATATTGCAGCAGTGGCGAGTTGATTTGCAACTATCTGGTCACAGTCACGGAGGACAAATTGTCTTACCAGATGTTGGACCTCTAGTAGTTTATTACAAAAAGTTTGTCCGTAAGATTCCTAAAGATGTGCGTCAATTAATTCCTTTTTTGCGACCAGATTACGTAAAAGTTCTTCGACATTGGGAATGGGCACAAGGATTTCACAAAGTAGGTAAAAATCAGCTATACGTTAATCGCGGCTTAGGAACATATTTACCAGGAAGACTTTTTTGTAATCCAGAAGTCACCGTAATTACCTTAAAATAAAGCCAAAACTAAAATAAACCGCTTTTATTTACGACCGAAAGATGTCAGTAACTAAAAGCGGTTTATTAAATATTTAGTAGATTGAGAAGAGTTGAAATTCAGAGTTTACTTTTAATATAGGGTGAACCGGAATCGCAATTTTAGAAACGTTTATTACTTGATTTACATCCTTAACTCACTTGCTACCCAAGCAGGCTACTCGTCTGCTTACCAAAACCTCCAAATTAACTTATTGATAGACTCAAGGCGAAAACACAGGATTGATTTTTCGGATGTAATAATCAACAAACTATTGCG comes from Rivularia sp. PCC 7116 and encodes:
- a CDS encoding metallophosphoesterase, which codes for MHWLLTGPLTVEKITVRIPDLPASLKGIRIVQMTDFHYDGLRLSEKMLEKAIIASNEAEPDIVVLTGDYVTDDPSPINKLVLQLKHLQSQFGTYAVLGNHDIYYAHSKAEITSAFTRVGIKVLENSIAYPFGKELPLVGIGEYWSPHFHPELVMNQLDPAQPCIVLSHNPDTAGILQKWRVDLQLSGHTHGGHIVIPGIGPAIAAYSNIVRSVPKKMRRRMPLVKTEFFNVVRNWQWAKGFHRIGSNQLYINRGLGTYLPGRLFCNPEVTLITLE
- a CDS encoding metallophosphoesterase; the encoded protein is MHWLLTGPLSVEKLVVKIEGLPASTKGTRIVQLSDLHYDGFRLSEEMLEQAIITSNKAEPDLVVLTGDYITDDPAPIYKLVKRLKKIKSRLGIYAVLGNHDIRHRTAKAEVIAALKSIDIKVLWNEIAYPLGKDLPLVGLAEYWSKEFNPASVMNQLDAAKPCIVLSHNPDTAQILQQWRVDLQLSGHSHGGQIVLPDVGPLVVYYKKFVRKIPKDVRQLIPFLRPDYVKVLRHWEWAQGFHKVGKNQLYVNRGLGTYLPGRLFCNPEVTVITLK
- a CDS encoding GMC family oxidoreductase; protein product: MYDYVIVGAGSAGCVLANRLTENPRIKVLLLEAGNPDKSHKIHIPAGYPDLFKTKYDWAFFTEKQPSLNNRQLYYPRGKVLGGSSSINAMIYIRGNCTDYDNWQNLGNQGWSYQEVLAYFKKAEDQSRGVSEYHHIKGPLHVTDSRDRNLLSEVFIKAATEFGLVRNDDFNGKQQEGVGFYQVTQKNQQRHSAATAYLKPILSRKNLTVKTNSLVTGLLFEGKRVTGLTYQNQNQIQHQIKVNKEIILSAGTINSPQILMLSGIGCAKHLKSLNIPVLINLPGVGKNLQDHLSVSIAYKCTKPITLANLEHPYNILKYLVFKKGALTSNISEAGGFLKIAEKLDNPNLQLHFVPGCLINHGFIKRKEHGFTLCPTLLYPQSKGQITLRSKNPLQPPFIQPNYLTNQEDLEVLFAGVKISRQILQQKAFDKFRGEEIVPGFQIKSTEDICAFIRNTAESLYHPVGTCKMGNDSMSVVNSNLQVHRIKGLRVVDASIMPAIIGGNTNAPTIMIAEKAADMIKSTNTDLES